Proteins encoded by one window of Enterococcus saccharolyticus subsp. saccharolyticus:
- the pezT gene encoding type II toxin-antitoxin system toxin PezT, translating to MRLEEFSEEEFQKALQRTIRALTRGKTIPGQPKAILLGGQSGAGKTTIHRIKQKEFQGNIIIIDGDSYRSQHPNYLALQEKYGKDSVDYTKGFAGKMVEQLVDELSTQGYHLLIEGTLRTTQVPRQTAQLLASKGYQVSLAVIGTKSELSYLSTLIRYEELYAIDPNQARATPKEHHDGIVENLVDNLRELESEKLFEQIQIYQRDRACIYDSETDKDSAAEVLQDCLFGEWSKVEEEMLKLGRERLVKLNNKNLLESNYGI from the coding sequence ATGAGATTGGAAGAATTTAGTGAGGAAGAGTTTCAGAAGGCCTTGCAGCGAACCATTCGGGCCTTAACCCGAGGAAAGACGATTCCAGGTCAACCGAAAGCTATCTTGCTTGGTGGACAAAGCGGGGCAGGTAAGACAACGATACATCGTATCAAGCAGAAGGAATTTCAAGGTAATATCATTATCATCGATGGTGACAGCTACCGTTCTCAGCATCCCAATTACTTAGCCCTGCAAGAAAAGTATGGCAAGGACAGCGTGGACTATACCAAGGGATTTGCAGGAAAAATGGTAGAACAGTTGGTTGATGAACTCAGCACGCAAGGCTATCATTTGCTGATTGAAGGGACTTTGCGTACCACTCAAGTTCCTCGTCAGACTGCTCAATTATTAGCTTCTAAAGGTTACCAAGTTTCTTTAGCTGTAATTGGTACCAAATCAGAGCTTTCTTATCTCAGCACCTTGATTCGTTACGAAGAACTTTATGCCATCGATCCCAATCAGGCCAGAGCAACACCAAAAGAACACCACGATGGGATTGTTGAGAACTTGGTTGATAACTTGAGGGAGTTAGAAAGTGAGAAACTCTTTGAACAAATTCAAATTTACCAAAGAGATAGGGCTTGTATCTATGATTCTGAAACTGATAAAGATTCCGCAGCAGAAGTTCTTCAAGACTGCCTCTTCGGAGAATGGAGTAAGGTCGAGGAGGAGATGTTGAAGTTAGGTCGGGAACGGTTAGTTAAACTGAATAATAAGAATTTGCTGGAGAGTAACTATGGAATTTAA
- a CDS encoding MrcB family domain-containing protein — MRELLLKILDEYNSAKKESFKAHQLANYLRVNSGQIIEKEASIDTLKYKVEGSPGKGNWADIPWIAIFDKDITMTATKGYDIVYLFCADMSGVYISLNQGWTYFKEKYGIKEGRKKIEQVSSAWKNILSSTLTDFSYDSIDLRIKNNNLAEGYELGHICGKFYDINDILSDKELIQDLQKLLGVYRELKGRLRESSIEKTNDYLIVNSDLGLFEKVEDADDLDGIESSIENYTKSLLEREECPTSFVAKDQKPREFVAKKTDFLKKAKNQKKLGYAGELMVLNYEFDLLNKNGRADLAQKVKHISEDEGDGAGYDILSYELDGREKHIEVKTTTGDSDTPFNITDSELEFSGLQDSNYYLYRVYEFNKEKNQGKFYYIKGHLSNKLCLRPQNYIVNGLLNVE; from the coding sequence TTGAGAGAACTATTATTAAAAATATTAGATGAGTACAATAGTGCAAAAAAAGAATCATTTAAGGCGCATCAATTAGCAAATTACCTAAGAGTCAATTCTGGTCAAATTATTGAAAAGGAAGCGTCTATTGATACTTTAAAATACAAAGTTGAAGGATCTCCTGGAAAAGGCAATTGGGCGGATATTCCGTGGATTGCTATTTTTGATAAAGACATTACAATGACTGCAACCAAAGGTTATGACATTGTGTATCTATTTTGTGCCGATATGAGTGGCGTATATATTTCACTTAATCAGGGCTGGACGTATTTCAAAGAAAAATATGGAATTAAAGAGGGACGAAAAAAGATTGAGCAGGTATCAAGTGCATGGAAAAATATATTATCATCGACATTAACTGATTTTTCCTATGATTCGATTGATCTTAGAATTAAAAACAATAATTTGGCAGAAGGATACGAATTGGGCCATATTTGCGGAAAATTTTATGATATTAATGATATACTAAGTGATAAAGAATTGATTCAGGACTTGCAGAAATTACTGGGTGTATATAGAGAATTAAAAGGTAGATTAAGAGAATCCTCAATCGAAAAAACAAACGACTATTTGATAGTAAACTCCGATCTGGGACTATTTGAAAAAGTAGAAGATGCAGATGATTTAGATGGTATTGAAAGCAGTATTGAAAACTATACTAAGTCATTGCTTGAAAGAGAAGAGTGTCCAACATCTTTTGTTGCAAAAGACCAAAAACCAAGAGAATTTGTTGCTAAAAAAACCGATTTTTTAAAGAAGGCAAAAAATCAAAAGAAACTTGGTTATGCTGGTGAATTAATGGTTTTAAATTATGAATTTGATTTATTAAATAAGAATGGTAGAGCAGATCTAGCACAAAAAGTAAAACATATTTCTGAAGATGAAGGTGATGGAGCAGGTTACGATATTTTATCATATGAGCTAGATGGCCGAGAGAAACATATTGAAGTTAAAACTACAACAGGTGATAGTGACACTCCTTTTAATATTACAGATAGTGAACTAGAATTTTCTGGGCTACAAGATTCAAATTACTATCTCTACAGAGTTTATGAATTTAATAAAGAAAAAAATCAAGGGAAGTTTTATTACATTAAAGGTCATTTAAGTAACAAATTATGTCTTAGACCTCAAAATTATATTGTTAATGGATTGCTAAATGTGGAGTAA
- a CDS encoding nucleotide pyrophosphohydrolase, translating into MNKRVEDQIIEFIKERNWEQFHTPKNLSIAIGAEVGELLECFQWKTDKEIDDMIDTNDTQAVADEIADIYTYLISLCRSMNINLDEAVINKLGKNNQKYPVEKSFGNSKKYTEL; encoded by the coding sequence ATGAATAAAAGAGTTGAAGATCAAATTATTGAATTTATTAAAGAGAGAAATTGGGAGCAATTTCATACTCCAAAAAATTTATCAATTGCAATAGGTGCAGAAGTAGGTGAACTCCTTGAGTGCTTCCAATGGAAAACTGATAAAGAGATAGATGATATGATTGATACGAATGATACACAAGCTGTTGCAGATGAAATAGCTGATATTTATACTTATCTTATTAGTCTGTGCAGAAGTATGAATATAAATTTGGATGAAGCGGTCATAAATAAATTGGGAAAAAACAACCAGAAGTATCCAGTTGAAAAGAGCTTTGGAAATTCGAAGAAGTACACAGAACTATAA
- a CDS encoding heavy metal translocating P-type ATPase, with translation MQKLILGRKNHITIVSAILIIIAYVSKLGFQNEPIAIWSLIIASVLGVIPIAIQAYQALKVKVVSIDVLVTIAVIGAFIIKNYEESAIVTFLFLFGAYLEQRTLNKTRSAIKELTEMAPEVALKQLKNGEFEEVEIEEVDVGDILLVKTGAKIPVDGTVLTGEGHINEASITGEAVPVSKKKDSGVYAGTILENGTLQITADRVGEDTTFGKIIELVEEAQDSKSEAERFIDRFSKYYTPTVLGLSFIVGLISRDIELAITILVLGCPGALVIGVPVSNVAGIGNGARHSVLLKGSEVISDFSRLDTMVFDKTGTLTIGNPKVADKEIYADNVDEVLAYLSSVEKESDHPLAKAVVEYIGDTKSYTVEKTVVVKGGGIVAHVEGHRVAVGNVALMEQENVLLSEKVRGDIARFEENGNSLVLTSVDGELKALIGIRDQIRPGVKENLQQLKKLGVKNLVVLSGDNQGTVDLVARELGLTEAHGHMLPEDKSAYIKALQERGQIVAFVGDGVNDSPSLALAQIGIAMGSGTDVAIETSDVVLMNSDFSRLPHALGLTKATANNMLQNIIIAVGVVLVLLASVFFSEWMNMSIGMLVHEASILVVILNAMRLLRYKL, from the coding sequence ATGCAAAAATTAATTTTAGGAAGAAAGAATCATATTACAATAGTAAGTGCAATTTTAATAATAATTGCATATGTTAGTAAATTAGGATTTCAAAACGAACCTATAGCTATATGGTCACTAATAATTGCCTCCGTTTTAGGAGTTATACCGATTGCTATCCAAGCGTATCAAGCATTGAAGGTCAAAGTTGTCAGTATCGATGTTTTAGTTACTATTGCAGTTATCGGAGCTTTTATAATCAAGAACTATGAAGAATCGGCAATCGTTACGTTCTTATTTCTATTTGGAGCTTATTTAGAACAAAGGACACTTAATAAAACACGTTCTGCAATAAAAGAATTAACTGAAATGGCGCCAGAAGTTGCTCTAAAGCAACTGAAAAATGGTGAGTTTGAAGAAGTCGAAATAGAAGAGGTTGATGTCGGTGATATTTTACTTGTTAAAACGGGCGCAAAAATTCCAGTTGATGGTACAGTGTTGACAGGAGAAGGGCATATTAATGAAGCAAGTATTACAGGTGAAGCAGTTCCAGTAAGCAAAAAGAAAGATTCAGGAGTATATGCTGGAACAATTTTAGAAAATGGCACACTGCAAATCACAGCTGACCGTGTAGGTGAAGACACTACTTTTGGTAAAATCATTGAGTTAGTGGAAGAAGCACAGGATTCAAAATCAGAGGCAGAACGCTTTATTGATAGATTCTCTAAATATTATACCCCTACTGTTTTAGGTCTCTCTTTTATTGTAGGGCTCATTTCAAGGGATATTGAACTTGCAATCACGATATTAGTTTTAGGATGCCCAGGAGCATTGGTAATCGGTGTCCCTGTTTCAAATGTTGCAGGTATTGGTAATGGAGCACGTCATAGTGTTCTTCTAAAAGGTAGCGAGGTAATTAGTGATTTTAGCAGACTAGACACCATGGTATTTGACAAAACTGGAACATTAACAATAGGAAATCCTAAAGTAGCGGATAAAGAAATTTATGCAGATAATGTAGACGAAGTATTAGCTTATCTGTCAAGTGTTGAAAAGGAATCCGATCATCCATTAGCAAAAGCGGTTGTGGAATATATTGGAGATACAAAATCATATACCGTTGAAAAAACGGTGGTTGTCAAAGGCGGAGGAATTGTAGCTCATGTAGAAGGTCATAGAGTTGCGGTCGGGAATGTCGCATTGATGGAACAAGAAAATGTTCTTTTAAGTGAAAAAGTTCGAGGAGATATTGCCAGATTCGAGGAGAATGGAAATTCACTGGTTCTAACATCCGTTGATGGTGAATTAAAGGCATTGATAGGAATTCGTGATCAAATTCGTCCTGGTGTCAAAGAAAATCTTCAACAGCTGAAAAAACTTGGTGTTAAAAATCTAGTCGTTCTTTCAGGTGATAATCAAGGAACCGTGGATTTGGTGGCGCGTGAACTTGGACTCACCGAAGCCCACGGGCACATGTTGCCGGAAGATAAATCAGCATATATTAAAGCACTGCAAGAAAGAGGTCAAATTGTTGCATTTGTTGGGGACGGAGTAAATGATAGTCCTTCACTAGCTCTAGCACAAATAGGAATTGCTATGGGAAGTGGAACAGATGTAGCCATTGAAACTTCAGATGTTGTTTTAATGAACTCTGATTTCAGCCGCTTGCCACATGCACTAGGTTTAACAAAAGCAACAGCTAATAATATGCTTCAAAATATAATTATTGCAGTAGGAGTTGTATTAGTCCTGCTTGCCAGCGTATTCTTTAGTGAATGGATGAATATGTCAATCGGTATGTTAGTACACGAAGCGAGTATATTAGTAGTAATTCTAAATGCTATGAGACTTCTTCGCTATAAATTATGA
- a CDS encoding Crp/Fnr family transcriptional regulator, with translation MSKKDCKQDIRKCSHNTSSHIHHHRHEPNSKNSCICVVPIFNHLEAEQMEEIMKVMKSISYKKGEVLYREGDTSNVLYVVSKGKIRIYRLSESGKEQLLRILNPGDFTGELALFRESIHEAYAEAMIDTNVCVISKNDLQEFLLKYPTISLKILAEFSNRLEISEKQTTRFVTEKVAARLALFLGECTDGGVSPIEIELPMSKKDLASYLGTTPETISRTLVDFEDAGYIKQKRNRKIEILDLDGLLLI, from the coding sequence ATGTCGAAGAAGGATTGCAAACAAGATATCAGGAAATGTTCTCATAATACTTCCTCACACATTCATCATCACAGACATGAGCCAAATTCAAAGAATTCATGTATCTGTGTTGTACCAATCTTTAATCATCTTGAAGCAGAGCAGATGGAAGAAATAATGAAAGTCATGAAGTCCATTTCATATAAAAAAGGTGAAGTGCTTTATCGAGAAGGAGATACATCTAATGTCTTATATGTTGTAAGTAAGGGTAAAATTAGAATCTACCGTTTATCTGAGTCTGGAAAAGAGCAATTATTGAGAATTTTAAATCCAGGAGATTTTACAGGAGAATTAGCTCTGTTTCGTGAATCAATCCATGAAGCGTATGCAGAAGCAATGATTGATACCAATGTATGTGTGATTAGCAAAAATGACTTACAAGAATTTTTATTAAAGTACCCTACGATATCTTTGAAGATCTTAGCTGAGTTTTCTAACCGACTGGAAATATCAGAAAAACAAACAACCAGATTTGTCACCGAAAAAGTGGCGGCTAGATTAGCGTTGTTTCTTGGAGAGTGTACAGATGGCGGAGTTAGTCCAATAGAAATTGAATTACCGATGAGTAAAAAGGATTTAGCCTCTTATTTAGGAACGACGCCAGAAACGATCAGTAGAACGTTGGTTGATTTTGAAGATGCAGGTTATATAAAGCAAAAAAGAAACAGAAAGATTGAGATTTTAGATTTAGATGGTTTGTTGCTGATATAG
- a CDS encoding AAA family ATPase, whose protein sequence is MEFKKLVIENFRNFSSIEIDLSNKNVIFGMNDSGKTNLLFAIRYLLDRSIRNKGFIKSDYHKHDISKLLI, encoded by the coding sequence ATGGAATTTAAAAAGTTAGTAATTGAAAACTTTCGTAATTTTAGTTCTATTGAAATTGACTTATCAAATAAAAATGTGATATTCGGGATGAACGATTCGGGAAAAACAAATCTTTTATTTGCAATAAGATATTTGTTAGATAGAAGTATCAGAAATAAAGGTTTTATTAAATCAGATTATCATAAACATGATATTAGTAAACTGTTGATATAG
- the pezA gene encoding type II toxin-antitoxin system antitoxin PezA — MIGDNIKSLRHTHDLTQPEFAKMVGISRNSLSRYENGTSTVSTELIDRICQKFNVSYIDIVGEDKMLTPVEDYQLTLKVEVIKERGAAILSQLYRYQDSQDIAFDDEANPWILMSDDLAELINTKIYLVDTFDEIERYNGYLDGIERMLDMVHHRVVA, encoded by the coding sequence ATGATTGGAGACAATATCAAATCACTACGCCATACACACGATTTAACACAACCAGAATTTGCGAAAATGGTCGGGATTTCACGCAATAGCCTGAGTCGTTATGAAAATGGGACCAGTACGGTTTCAACAGAGCTTATCGACCGTATTTGTCAGAAATTTAATGTCTCTTATATCGATATTGTAGGGGAGGACAAGATGTTAACACCTGTTGAAGATTATCAATTGACTTTAAAAGTAGAAGTGATAAAAGAACGTGGAGCAGCCATTTTATCGCAGCTCTATCGATATCAAGATAGTCAGGATATTGCTTTTGATGATGAAGCCAACCCTTGGATTCTCATGAGTGATGATTTGGCTGAATTAATCAATACGAAAATTTATTTAGTTGACACCTTCGATGAAATTGAGCGTTACAATGGCTATTTAGACGGTATAGAGCGAATGTTAGACATGGTGCATCATCGGGTGGTGGCTTAA
- a CDS encoding YdbC family protein, with protein sequence MAEIKYEIKETVGTLSENNKGWSKELNLISWNDREPKYDIRDWAPEHEKMGKGVTLSADELKKLRDLLNEIEL encoded by the coding sequence ATGGCAGAAATAAAATACGAAATTAAAGAAACTGTGGGCACTCTTTCAGAAAACAATAAGGGCTGGTCAAAGGAACTGAATTTAATCAGCTGGAATGACAGGGAACCTAAATATGACATCAGAGATTGGGCACCTGAACATGAGAAGATGGGCAAGGGTGTAACCTTAAGTGCAGACGAACTTAAGAAACTAAGGGATTTACTGAATGAAATAGAACTTTAA
- a CDS encoding type I restriction endonuclease subunit R: MSSVNGIFTEAMLEEAAIEILESLGYDYAFGPDISLGGDYEERKDYREVILSHRVKDALFKINRDIPREALDDAYRQLITFNSPMLEENNRYFHQLMTEGIEVSFNEGGHIRTKRAYIIDFENMSNNEFVVVNQFTIIENEERRPDLIVFVNGLPLVVIELKSASDENVGIEGAYNQIQTYKRDIPSLFNYNAFCVISDGINAKAGTITSNEEWFMNWRTVDGENIAPLSEPQYEVLLGGMFQRERLLDIIQNFILFQESKEAEKDFEGKRIGDKKSIIKILAAYHQYFAVKKAIEKTKEATKEDGDRKIGVVWHTQGSGKSFSMVFYTGGLVRELNNPTIVVITDRNDLDDQLFTTFSKSKDILRQTPKQATVRKLSDSQRTNYVGGNSTEVNGLYDLLNDRESGGIIFTTIQKFKPEDGEMLVLTDRKNVIIIADEAHRSQYGLEAKVDSKTGEVNYGYAKYLRDALPNASFIGFTGTPIDLEDRSTVAIFGHTIDTYDMTQAVEDEATVRIYYENRIIKLETDEEELTKIDDEFEEITEGQEEFEKDKNRAKWSRMESIVGSPNRVKKLAEDIVNHYEEKAKSIDGKAMVVCMSRRICVELYEAITALRPDWHHDDIDKGKIKVVMTGSAADNEKLQKHLGGKQRRDLLAKRMKDNSDELKIVIVRDMWLTGFDVPSMHTMYIDKPMKGHNLMQAIARVNRVFKEKSGGVVVDYIGILESLKSALKQYTNTDRQNTGIDTDVAVAVMLEKLEILRDMMHGYDYSKYMGNSQVERMRTIVGGMDFILGKKEEDQKEFKKTALELGKAHALCAATDKGKEKALEISYFKAVKASLVKLKEKENTPLSKREVEARLHQMLERSIISEDVIDVFDAMGIKRPEISILSEEFLKEVQEMKQKNLAVEMLKKLLEGNIKTMEKRNLVKSEKFSERLTKALNKYRNQALTNAEVIEELIRMAHDIKKMREEEAELGLSDDEIAFYDALTADDIVKELMEDETLRKIAHELTLAIRNNITIDWSVRKSARASMRRVIKRLLSKYDYPPDQALKAMNIVMRQAEKMAGNVYEEVIWSDRVAEEPGKFTTD; the protein is encoded by the coding sequence ATGAGTAGTGTAAATGGTATTTTTACAGAGGCGATGCTTGAAGAAGCAGCTATTGAAATATTAGAAAGTCTTGGCTACGATTATGCCTTCGGTCCAGACATCTCTTTAGGTGGGGATTATGAGGAGCGAAAAGATTATCGTGAGGTGATCCTTTCACATAGAGTTAAAGATGCACTCTTTAAGATCAATCGTGATATTCCAAGGGAAGCACTTGATGATGCTTATCGTCAACTGATCACATTCAACAGCCCAATGCTGGAAGAAAACAATCGATATTTTCATCAGTTAATGACAGAAGGGATAGAAGTATCCTTTAATGAAGGTGGCCACATTCGCACCAAAAGAGCCTATATTATAGACTTTGAAAATATGAGCAATAATGAATTCGTGGTCGTTAATCAATTTACTATTATAGAAAATGAAGAAAGAAGACCGGACCTTATCGTCTTTGTGAATGGACTGCCACTTGTGGTCATTGAGTTAAAGTCTGCGAGTGATGAAAATGTAGGGATTGAGGGTGCCTATAATCAGATTCAGACTTACAAGAGAGATATTCCTTCGCTATTTAATTACAATGCTTTTTGTGTAATCTCAGATGGAATCAATGCAAAAGCTGGAACTATTACTTCCAATGAAGAGTGGTTCATGAACTGGAGAACCGTTGATGGCGAGAATATTGCACCTTTATCTGAGCCTCAGTATGAAGTGCTGTTGGGTGGCATGTTCCAAAGAGAAAGATTATTAGATATTATTCAAAACTTCATTCTTTTCCAGGAGTCGAAAGAAGCGGAGAAGGATTTTGAAGGCAAGAGAATAGGGGATAAAAAATCCATCATTAAAATTCTAGCAGCCTATCATCAGTACTTTGCTGTTAAGAAAGCGATTGAAAAAACAAAAGAAGCGACAAAGGAAGACGGCGATCGTAAGATCGGTGTTGTTTGGCATACACAAGGTTCGGGAAAGAGCTTTTCTATGGTGTTTTATACCGGTGGACTTGTGAGAGAACTGAATAATCCAACCATCGTGGTTATAACTGATAGAAATGACCTGGACGATCAGCTTTTCACAACCTTCTCTAAATCAAAAGATATCCTGCGTCAGACTCCAAAACAAGCAACAGTAAGAAAACTTTCAGATAGCCAGAGAACGAATTATGTGGGTGGTAATAGCACTGAGGTTAATGGGCTTTATGACCTTTTAAATGATAGAGAGTCTGGTGGGATTATCTTCACCACCATTCAAAAGTTCAAACCAGAAGATGGCGAGATGCTAGTACTCACTGATCGTAAGAATGTCATCATCATCGCAGATGAAGCCCACAGAAGCCAATACGGATTAGAGGCCAAAGTGGATTCTAAAACCGGTGAAGTGAATTATGGTTATGCTAAATACTTAAGAGATGCACTACCTAATGCGTCTTTTATCGGCTTTACAGGGACACCGATTGATCTTGAAGATCGATCTACTGTAGCCATATTTGGTCATACCATCGATACATATGACATGACCCAGGCGGTAGAAGATGAAGCAACGGTTCGGATTTATTATGAAAACCGCATTATTAAACTGGAAACAGATGAAGAAGAGCTGACAAAAATTGATGATGAGTTTGAAGAGATCACAGAAGGTCAGGAAGAATTTGAGAAGGATAAAAACAGAGCCAAATGGTCCAGAATGGAATCCATTGTGGGTTCTCCAAACAGAGTCAAAAAGCTTGCTGAAGATATCGTCAATCATTACGAAGAAAAAGCAAAGAGCATCGATGGTAAAGCCATGGTTGTTTGTATGAGTCGAAGAATCTGTGTTGAGCTTTATGAGGCGATAACAGCACTGAGACCTGATTGGCATCATGATGATATTGATAAAGGGAAAATAAAAGTTGTTATGACTGGTAGTGCTGCAGATAATGAAAAGCTACAGAAGCATCTAGGAGGTAAACAGCGTAGGGATTTATTGGCCAAACGTATGAAGGACAATAGTGACGAACTTAAAATAGTGATAGTTCGTGACATGTGGCTCACTGGATTTGATGTGCCATCTATGCATACCATGTATATTGACAAGCCAATGAAGGGGCATAACCTGATGCAAGCAATTGCAAGGGTTAATCGCGTCTTTAAAGAGAAATCAGGCGGTGTAGTGGTTGACTATATCGGGATTTTAGAAAGTTTAAAGAGCGCCTTAAAACAATACACCAATACGGATCGTCAAAATACCGGTATTGATACCGATGTTGCGGTTGCTGTTATGCTTGAAAAACTGGAAATATTAAGAGACATGATGCATGGCTATGATTACTCAAAATATATGGGCAACTCTCAAGTGGAAAGAATGAGAACTATTGTGGGTGGTATGGACTTTATACTTGGGAAGAAAGAAGAAGACCAAAAGGAATTTAAAAAGACAGCTCTTGAATTAGGAAAGGCTCATGCACTATGTGCTGCAACTGATAAAGGGAAAGAAAAGGCTCTTGAAATCAGCTATTTTAAAGCAGTTAAAGCCAGCCTTGTAAAACTAAAGGAAAAAGAAAATACACCCCTATCAAAAAGAGAAGTGGAAGCAAGACTTCATCAAATGCTGGAACGCTCCATCATCTCAGAAGATGTTATTGATGTATTTGATGCTATGGGAATCAAGAGGCCTGAGATTTCAATCCTTTCTGAAGAGTTCTTAAAAGAAGTTCAGGAAATGAAACAGAAAAACTTAGCAGTGGAAATGCTGAAGAAACTATTAGAAGGTAACATCAAAACCATGGAAAAGAGAAATCTTGTGAAGTCCGAAAAATTCTCTGAAAGGCTGACGAAGGCTCTAAACAAGTATCGAAATCAAGCACTTACAAATGCTGAAGTCATTGAAGAGCTTATACGAATGGCCCATGACATTAAAAAAATGCGTGAGGAAGAGGCAGAACTGGGTCTAAGCGACGATGAAATTGCTTTTTATGATGCACTGACAGCGGATGATATCGTTAAAGAACTCATGGAAGATGAAACGCTTAGGAAAATCGCTCATGAATTAACTTTGGCTATAAGAAATAATATCACCATTGATTGGAGTGTTCGAAAAAGTGCAAGAGCGAGCATGAGACGTGTAATTAAGAGGCTTCTTAGCAAGTATGACTATCCACCAGATCAAGCATTAAAAGCGATGAATATTGTCATGAGGCAAGCAGAGAAAATGGCTGGAAATGTTTATGAAGAAGTTATCTGGTCCGACAGAGTTGCAGAAGAGCCTGGGAAATTCACAACGGATTGA